One Helianthus annuus cultivar XRQ/B chromosome 7, HanXRQr2.0-SUNRISE, whole genome shotgun sequence genomic region harbors:
- the LOC110867512 gene encoding F-box/LRR-repeat protein At3g48880: MEDEAIIRKWEDLDIDVLVKIYQKIDIFDLTSGVADICKTWHHAARDPMLWRTLDLSVLSSNYIRTPLEPYVYVDGPSDEQLTKILKISLNLSRGSIKTLIFNINLYVHDEQLTYTAERCPNLKRLVLPAWNRIKKTGICKAIKMWKDLESLTMPSIETPLYFMEKVSKNCKNFSELKIMGPCDIFLVNTLIRCVPNLKVLSLRCSVVYLDALILILDGLKNLNVLNISHCVIVDAPPPDATIKVVTKLDDSVLKKGSRLSEFLTCMDDECIMCQRTRADEGLLRWYRYEEGLWKQDEVKSLAV; the protein is encoded by the exons ATGGAAGATGAGGCTATTATAAGGAAGTGGGAGGACCTAGATATCGACGTGCTGGTCAAAATCTATCAGAAAATCGACATTTTTGATTTGACATCTGGTGTGGCCGACATATGCAAAACATGGCATCATGCTGCACGCGATCCAATGTTGTGGCGCACACTTGATTTGTCAGTGTTGTCTTCCAACTACATAAGAACTCCGTTAGAGCCTTATGTTTATGTGGATGGACCGTCTGACGAACAACTCACAAAAATTCTCAAGATTTCACTGAATCTTAGCCGCGGAAGCATCAAAACTTTGATTTTTAATATCAATCTGTATGTCCATGATGAGCAGTTGACCTACACTGCTGAAAG GTGCCCGAATCTCAAGCGTCTGGTGTTACCTGCATGGAACCGAATCAAGAAAACCGGGATATGCAAGGCTATCAAAATGTGGAAGGATCTAGAGTCGCTTACAATGCCAAGCATAGAAACTCCACTATATTTCATGGAAAAAGTTTCAAAAAACTGCAAGAATTTCTCGGAACTTAAAATCATGGGCCCATGTGACATCTTTTTGGTGAATACCCTCATTCGTTGTGTCCCCAACCTCAAAGTTCTAAGTCTTCGTTGTTCAGTCGTTTACTTGGACGCGCTTATACTTATCCTAGACGGCCTAAAGAACCTTAATGTGCTTAACATATCTCATTGTGTCATTGTGGATGCCCCACCACCGGATGCTACTATAAAAGTGGTTACGAAGCTCGATGATTCAGTTTTGAAAAAGGGTTCGCGGTTAAGTGAGTTCTTGACATGCATGGATGATGAATGCATCATGTGCCAGAGGACAAGGGCTGATGAAGGGCTTCTGAGGTGGTACAGGTATGAAGAAGGACTGTGGAAACAGGATGAGGTGAAGTCTCTTGCAGTTTGA